One Desulfonatronum sp. SC1 genomic region harbors:
- the thiM gene encoding hydroxyethylthiazole kinase, which produces MHDTEKQWPEIAAEQLRTMRRAGPLVHNITNYVVMGVTANVLLAQGAYPVMAHAPEEVEEMTSLANALALNIGTLSGPWVEAMILAGKKANALNKPVVLDPVGAGATRFRTETVIRILDAVRISVLRGNPSEILAVSGAQGGARGVDAVHGVEEIAETARNLAVKLNCVVAVSGERDLVTDGRCTVRLSGGSPLMTKITGMGCALSSTVAAFVGAGGETLAGAVAAMALYNVAGELAALKSTGPGSFEPAFLDILALVGDDQMLRAEACSA; this is translated from the coding sequence ATGCACGACACAGAAAAACAATGGCCGGAAATCGCGGCAGAGCAGCTCCGGACCATGCGCCGGGCCGGGCCGCTGGTTCACAACATCACCAATTACGTTGTCATGGGCGTGACGGCCAACGTGCTGCTGGCCCAGGGCGCCTATCCGGTGATGGCCCACGCTCCGGAGGAGGTGGAGGAGATGACGTCCCTGGCCAACGCTTTGGCCCTGAACATCGGCACCTTGAGCGGCCCCTGGGTGGAGGCCATGATCCTGGCCGGGAAGAAGGCCAATGCGCTGAACAAGCCGGTGGTCCTGGATCCGGTGGGGGCCGGGGCGACCCGCTTTCGGACCGAAACCGTGATCCGGATTCTGGACGCCGTCCGAATCTCCGTGCTCCGCGGCAACCCGTCCGAAATCCTGGCCGTTTCCGGGGCCCAGGGAGGCGCCAGGGGCGTGGACGCCGTGCATGGCGTGGAGGAAATCGCCGAAACGGCACGGAACCTGGCCGTCAAACTGAACTGCGTGGTGGCTGTTTCCGGGGAGCGGGATCTGGTCACGGACGGGCGATGCACCGTCCGCCTGTCCGGGGGCTCTCCCCTGATGACCAAGATCACCGGCATGGGCTGCGCCCTGAGTTCCACCGTGGCCGCGTTCGTCGGCGCGGGAGGCGAGACCCTGGCCGGGGCCGTGGCCGCCATGGCCCTCTACAATGTGGCCGGAGAGCTGGCGGCCCTGAAATCCACCGGACCGGGCAGCTTTGAACCGGCCTTCCTGGACATTCTGGCCCTGGTCGGGGATGATCAGATGTTGCGGGCGGAGGCATGCTCCGCTTAA
- the mutY gene encoding A/G-specific adenine glycosylase — MIDQSTFSRPLLDWFAAHARDLPWRRTYDPYQVWISEVMLQQTQMDRVVGYFQRWMAGFPDVRVLAAAPEDKVLTAWEGLGYYTRARNLLRASRYVMDNLSGTLPRDHAGWLALPGIGPYTAAAVCAIAYNQPHAVVDANVSRVMARIFDLDVPVRQRAAATFIAEQALALTPPGQIRHFSQALMELGALICLPRRPRCSSCPLHDICEARRLDIVLERPVPSKAVTYIPIDVATGVLMAQGLIYIQKRPATGVWAGLWEFPGGTIEGAETPEQTLIREYMEETGFVVNDPRKLAVIRHGYTKYRVALHCYRCRLEDDQPKPPPILAAAQEYRWVRQEELNQYAFPAGHRKLIDQTFS, encoded by the coding sequence GTGATTGACCAGTCCACCTTCTCCCGCCCCCTGCTGGACTGGTTCGCGGCCCATGCCCGGGATCTGCCCTGGCGAAGGACGTATGATCCCTACCAGGTCTGGATTTCCGAGGTCATGCTCCAGCAGACCCAGATGGATCGGGTGGTGGGCTATTTTCAGCGCTGGATGGCCGGATTCCCGGATGTCCGCGTCCTGGCCGCGGCCCCGGAGGACAAGGTTCTGACGGCCTGGGAAGGGCTTGGATACTATACCCGGGCCAGAAACCTGCTCCGGGCGTCCCGGTACGTGATGGACAACCTCTCCGGAACGCTGCCCCGGGACCATGCCGGCTGGCTGGCCCTGCCCGGGATAGGGCCGTACACCGCGGCCGCGGTGTGCGCCATTGCCTACAACCAACCCCATGCCGTGGTGGACGCCAACGTGAGCCGGGTCATGGCCCGGATCTTCGACCTGGACGTCCCGGTCCGGCAACGGGCCGCGGCCACGTTCATCGCCGAGCAGGCCTTGGCCCTGACGCCGCCGGGACAAATCCGACACTTCAGCCAGGCCCTGATGGAACTGGGTGCCCTGATCTGCCTTCCCCGCCGCCCACGCTGCTCCTCCTGCCCCCTGCACGACATTTGCGAGGCCCGCCGCCTGGACATCGTCCTGGAGCGCCCGGTTCCGTCCAAGGCCGTGACCTACATCCCCATCGACGTGGCCACCGGCGTACTCATGGCCCAAGGGCTGATCTACATCCAGAAGCGACCGGCCACCGGAGTCTGGGCCGGGTTGTGGGAGTTCCCCGGCGGAACCATCGAAGGCGCGGAAACCCCGGAGCAGACCCTGATCCGCGAATACATGGAAGAAACCGGCTTCGTGGTGAACGACCCGCGCAAGCTCGCCGTGATCCGCCACGGCTACACCAAATACCGCGTGGCCCTCCACTGCTACCGCTGCCGCCTGGAAGACGATCAACCCAAGCCCCCGCCCATCCTCGCCGCGGCCCAGGAATATCGCTGGGTCCGCCAGGAAGAGCTGAACCAATACGCCTTCCCCGCCGGCCACCGCAAACTTATAGACCAAACATTCTCCTGA
- the rnr gene encoding ribonuclease R — protein sequence MARKNRSDALTPESVLQAFRKARTPLAYAELSQLLGGGKRQSDDLTETLNQLVREGRIIQMRDAYGLAETMRIITGELEIQRSGVGFVLPEDSSGKDVFVSPRDLGDARHGDKVAVALMPKRRGRNPEGRVVRVLERKTEIYAVRILDARGRGQWLAQATDPKLGFHLLLTSSDPDLQPRKNDIVLARIGERLEEHLWSGTIKSVLGSEINLDVQEQIVKFNHHVPAGFPEAALEQAEALPEKPAQEDFKSRADLRELPLVTIDGETAKDFDDAVCVKKIAQGFTLWVAIADVAHYVAPFTPLDEEARERGNSYYFPKSVEPMFPERLSNGLCSLNPDEPRLAMVAEMDFSPDGKILRSDFYAAVIQSHARLTYEQVHRALEENDHSVRRDLGPLLTMLDRAATLARALKQRRHGRGSLDFDLPDPAVLLDVQGEAADIQSRPRHFSHQIIEEFMIAANEAVAEFLTKRGRSMLYRVHDQPDPDKLRALFKVLQQTELGVSLPKKGEPTDPKTLQAILAAAQDTDMEFLVNRLLLRSQMQAKYSPENLGHFGLASTCYAHFTSPIRRYADLELHRALKTALAGLGPKISNKQLKTLGDQLSIRERRAMAAEREILKRVTVMFLLDRVGEELSGVISSLTDFGFFVELSDLLADGMVRLSSLTDDYYAFFPERHELVGRRTGRTFRMGQRVSVILEDVSLSRLEINLTLKPEKTPEETPSKRSAKGSSRKGARKNAQKDDQKETPKESPKGTRKTGRKSDSSRRD from the coding sequence ATGGCCCGAAAAAATCGATCAGACGCCTTGACACCGGAGAGCGTGCTCCAGGCTTTCCGCAAGGCCCGCACTCCCCTGGCTTACGCCGAATTGTCCCAACTTTTGGGAGGAGGAAAGCGGCAAAGTGACGATCTGACCGAGACGTTGAACCAACTGGTCCGGGAAGGTCGGATCATCCAGATGCGCGACGCCTACGGTCTGGCCGAGACCATGCGGATCATCACCGGAGAACTGGAAATCCAGCGCTCCGGGGTGGGGTTCGTGCTGCCGGAGGACAGCAGCGGAAAGGACGTCTTCGTAAGCCCCCGTGATCTGGGCGACGCCCGCCACGGAGACAAGGTGGCCGTGGCCCTGATGCCCAAACGCCGCGGCCGTAATCCGGAGGGGCGCGTGGTCCGGGTGCTGGAACGGAAGACCGAGATCTACGCCGTGCGCATCCTGGACGCCAGGGGACGGGGCCAATGGCTGGCCCAGGCCACGGACCCCAAGCTGGGCTTTCATTTGCTTTTGACCTCATCCGACCCGGATCTGCAACCGCGCAAGAACGACATCGTCCTGGCCCGGATCGGCGAGCGGCTGGAGGAACATCTCTGGTCCGGCACCATCAAGTCCGTGCTGGGATCGGAGATCAACCTCGACGTCCAGGAGCAGATAGTCAAATTTAACCATCACGTGCCCGCCGGATTTCCGGAGGCAGCCCTGGAGCAGGCTGAAGCCTTGCCTGAGAAACCGGCTCAGGAGGACTTCAAAAGCCGCGCGGATCTGCGCGAACTGCCCCTGGTGACCATTGACGGTGAAACGGCCAAGGACTTTGACGACGCGGTCTGCGTCAAGAAAATCGCCCAGGGTTTCACCCTCTGGGTGGCCATCGCGGACGTGGCCCATTACGTCGCGCCCTTCACCCCCCTGGACGAGGAGGCCCGGGAACGGGGCAACTCCTATTATTTTCCCAAATCCGTGGAGCCCATGTTTCCGGAGCGGTTGTCCAACGGTCTGTGCAGCCTGAACCCCGACGAGCCCCGCTTGGCCATGGTCGCGGAAATGGACTTTTCCCCGGACGGCAAGATTCTCCGCTCCGACTTTTACGCCGCGGTGATCCAGAGCCATGCCCGCCTGACCTATGAGCAGGTCCATCGGGCTCTGGAGGAAAACGACCATTCCGTGCGCCGGGATCTGGGTCCGCTGCTGACCATGCTGGACCGGGCCGCGACCCTGGCCCGGGCACTGAAGCAACGCAGGCATGGTCGAGGCAGCCTGGATTTTGATCTGCCGGACCCGGCAGTGCTCCTGGATGTCCAGGGCGAAGCCGCGGACATTCAATCCCGGCCCAGGCATTTTTCCCACCAGATCATCGAGGAATTCATGATCGCGGCCAACGAGGCCGTGGCCGAATTCCTGACCAAGCGCGGGCGGTCCATGCTCTACCGGGTGCACGACCAGCCGGACCCGGACAAGCTGCGCGCCCTGTTCAAGGTTCTGCAGCAGACTGAGTTGGGCGTCAGCCTCCCCAAGAAAGGCGAGCCGACCGACCCCAAAACCTTGCAGGCCATTCTGGCCGCGGCCCAGGACACGGACATGGAGTTCCTGGTCAACCGGCTGCTCCTGCGCAGCCAGATGCAGGCCAAGTACAGCCCTGAAAACCTCGGCCACTTCGGCCTGGCCTCCACCTGCTACGCCCACTTCACCTCCCCTATCCGGCGCTACGCCGACCTGGAGCTGCACCGGGCCCTGAAAACCGCCCTGGCCGGGCTTGGCCCGAAAATCTCCAATAAACAACTTAAGACTCTGGGCGATCAGTTGAGCATCCGGGAGCGCCGGGCCATGGCCGCGGAGCGGGAGATCCTGAAGCGGGTCACGGTGATGTTTTTGCTGGATCGGGTGGGCGAGGAACTCTCCGGAGTGATCTCCTCCCTGACCGACTTCGGCTTTTTCGTGGAGCTGTCCGATCTGCTGGCCGACGGCATGGTCCGGCTGTCCTCGCTGACCGACGACTATTACGCCTTTTTCCCGGAGCGCCACGAACTGGTGGGGCGGCGGACCGGGCGAACCTTCCGGATGGGGCAGCGGGTTTCCGTGATCCTGGAGGACGTCAGCCTCTCCCGCTTGGAGATCAACCTGACCCTTAAGCCGGAGAAGACGCCTGAGGAAACTCCTTCCAAGCGGTCCGCGAAAGGCTCCAGCCGAAAAGGCGCCCGTAAAAATGCCCAAAAGGACGACCAGAAGGAAACCCCAAAAGAGTCTCCGAAAGGCACGCGGAAAACCGGCCGAAAATCCGATTCATCCCGCCGTGATTGA
- a CDS encoding SPFH domain-containing protein, translated as MNATLIALLVLAGFIIVILLKTAVIVPQKSEYIVERLGKYNNTLGAGFHILFPFIDRVAYKFTLKEEVFDIPSQTCITKDNVTVEVDGLIYLQIVDSKQSAYGINDYRMAASQLAQTTLRSCIGRIDLDKTFEERETINSQVVESIDQAAQAWGVKVLRYEVKDILPPESVKKAMEAQMTAEREKRAAIARSEGERQATINRAEGDRQDAILRSEGEKQKRINEAEGRAREILIVAQATADGLSTIAKQLEMPGGQNAANLRVAEQYVVEFGKLAKSSNTMIIPGNIADLAGMVSSAMAAFQNVKKGNIDGGTESYQFTNR; from the coding sequence ATGAACGCCACTCTTATCGCCCTGCTGGTTCTTGCCGGTTTTATTATTGTTATTCTTCTGAAAACAGCCGTCATTGTTCCTCAAAAAAGCGAGTATATTGTGGAACGACTCGGCAAGTATAACAATACGCTTGGAGCTGGATTTCATATTTTATTCCCATTTATTGACCGTGTCGCCTACAAGTTCACATTGAAGGAAGAAGTTTTCGACATTCCCAGCCAAACATGCATCACAAAGGATAATGTGACCGTTGAGGTTGATGGACTTATCTATCTACAAATTGTGGATAGCAAGCAATCTGCCTACGGAATCAACGATTACCGCATGGCTGCATCCCAGTTGGCGCAAACGACATTGCGGTCCTGCATTGGCCGTATTGACCTGGACAAGACTTTCGAGGAGCGGGAGACCATCAACAGCCAAGTCGTCGAATCCATCGACCAGGCTGCGCAGGCATGGGGCGTGAAGGTCTTACGCTATGAGGTCAAGGACATTTTGCCGCCGGAGTCAGTAAAAAAAGCCATGGAGGCCCAGATGACGGCGGAGCGGGAAAAGCGTGCCGCCATCGCAAGATCCGAAGGCGAGCGTCAAGCCACGATCAACAGAGCGGAAGGAGATAGACAGGACGCCATCCTGCGTTCCGAGGGGGAAAAGCAAAAGCGGATCAATGAGGCGGAAGGGCGAGCCAGGGAGATACTCATCGTCGCCCAGGCCACCGCTGACGGGTTGAGCACGATTGCCAAGCAACTGGAAATGCCGGGTGGCCAGAACGCCGCGAACCTGAGGGTGGCTGAACAGTATGTCGTGGAGTTCGGAAAATTGGCCAAGTCTTCAAACACGATGATCATTCCAGGGAATATCGCCGACTTGGCGGGCATGGTATCTTCAGCCATGGCAGCATTTCAGAATGTGAAAAAGGGCAATATTGATGGTGGAACGGAAAGTTATCAATTCACAAACAGGTAA